Proteins co-encoded in one Octopus bimaculoides isolate UCB-OBI-ISO-001 chromosome 9, ASM119413v2, whole genome shotgun sequence genomic window:
- the LOC128248768 gene encoding uncharacterized protein LOC128248768 gives MTVSYDKPKIYGKSGGLLPNARVVGCNLFSEPFNAKCLSKLSLFTAFFSQAISHDLSDTSRPSNIDCCGGPLRNKSICFPIVYSSHCHLDKCSGYYYSYYGFPNYYQNGRYLLRYPSHYPLHYPTHYPPRYPLHYPIRYPLRYPLRYPFHQQSIHISQKNNHNLNLHLNQNHHHHHHHGDHYLDLHFYNQHYPHYYPSKTPYNYHLGPYGKKFSESHSQTSHSHTRVSHTRTQLSPTHIHALHKHVRLLHAHSHLAHKLSSLLHTLHSHTSHSHTSHSHTSHSHTSNSHTSHIHTSHSHTSHSQTSHSQTSHSHTHTPHTFLNLPHYYTDTQDPSLGHHYPYDLYSSKTNTFHTFSDPYYSKPSKFHGDVTQTYNNDGYLIRYKRSVSKPSLPKPKSHNYPNKHPHHAKYYYPHGPKYYPHHGSKSHSHHGSKYSHHYVSKLLHSKHYKHLYSKPYYLSGKGRPSSLRSHPYTQPYPKLYYPYDYGYLYPSKINYLHPFSDHYYSKPSKFYDYGTQFYFPRYKRSISKSPLPHDFVHHLVDKHHHHVKSHPHHVKSHHHHISKVYRHHGPKYYPHHGPKYYHPHGPKYYPHHGPKYYHPHGPKYNPHHGPKYYHPHGPKYYRHHGPVPLLHKHYKHPYSGPHRFYRKGHPSNFRSHRYPHHYEFPYYWNPYYIPEYNYYRGSYNPKAPQSKLISLQKRDAGSFERYKRSANENSYPSKLHQHYPYGDSYSLKLYPTHHYGSSYSYKHYDPHHYGSSYPSKPYDYYPYGSSYLSKSHYYYPYGSSYPSKPLWKPTHYYGNSYSYKHYDPHHYGKPYHLHHYGDLYSSKPHYLHHYGSSYKAPCKKSCINLVRSSKSPFINTVREQVNEVTSFLDGSFIYGTHDLRELQLGKYGLLRTSECLSLPFPPISKYKNNHYYKHSTPYPCFKTGDSRDSSNVNLIVLHTIFLREHNRIAWKLHLLNPHWNNDQLFYTTRDIIGAILQHITYNEYLPVILGYKTMKSLKLTSGCKYHYNDKLNPSIINSVATAVFRFSHFMLRANILSYYDNKGAPVCHLKDNFVLFKKHPLICSKKKYYFRFSSLIKSTKPLLKTITRFPNFLRGQLNQHAQKVSAFRIDGLGDIFSKNQFDLGSVFIQKGRDHGLPGYTHYRKLCASFYDKYVPVKSFSDLVNHPLFVRKKLKTLYKCVDDIDLLVGGITETPTNGAVFGPLFQCLMGTQMFKLKFGDRFWYQNHRFTPAQLASISSVKMSRIIYDNTNVRDIQPNPFYVPHCYGYECGYNRKYFPFKPIDLTPWKEYY, from the exons ATGACGGTCA GTTATGACAAACcaaaaatatatggaaagagTGGAGGATTATTACCAAACGCTCGTGTTGTTGGGTGCAATCTATTTAGCGAACCTTTCAACGCAAAATGTCTGTCAAAACTGAGTCTTTTTACTGCATTCTTCTCTCAGGCGATTTCCCATGATTTGTCTGACACAAGTCGACCATCAA ATATTGATTGCTGTGGTGGCCCATTGAG GAACAAATCAATATGCTTTCCCATAGTTTATAGCAGTCACTGTCACCTGGATAAATGTAGTGGTTACTACTATTCATATTATGGCTTCCCGAATTACTACCAAAATGGTCGTTATCTTCTTCGTTATCCTTCTCATTATCCACTTCATTATCCAACTCATTATCCACCTCGTTATCCTCTTCATTATCCCATTCGTTATCCCCTTCGCTATCCACTTCGTTACCCATTTCATCAACAATCAATTCATATCAGTCAGAAAAACAACCATAACTTAAACTTGCATCTGAAtcaaaatcatcaccaccaccatcaccatggtGACCATTATCTTGACCTGCACTTTTACAACCAACACTATCCCCATTATTACCCCAGCAAAACCCCTTATAATTACCATCTTGGGCCATATGGGAAAAAATTCAGTGAATCTCACAGTCAAACATCACATAGTCACACTCGGGTGTCTCATACTCGCACTCAG TTGAGTCCCACTCATATCCATGCATTACACAAGCATGTACGTTTATTGCACGCTCATTCACACTTGGCGCACAAACTCAGTAGCCTGCTGCACACATTGCACAGTCACACTTCGCACAGTCACACATCGCACAGTCACACTTCGCACAGTCACACATCAAACAGTCACACATCACACATTCACACTTCACACAGTCACACTTCACACAGCCAAACATCACACAGCCAAACATCTCATAGTCACACTCACACCCCTCATACCTTCTTAAACTTGCCACACTACTATACAGACACTCAAGATCCCTCTCTGGGTCATCATTATCCCTATGATCTTTACTCTTCTAAAACAAACACCTTTCACACCTTTTCAGACCCTTATTATTCTAAACCAAGCAAATTTCATGGTGATGTAACCCAAACTTACAATAATGATGGTTACTTAATTCGTTATAAAAGATCTGTTTCTAAACCCTCTCTTCCTAAACCTAAATCTCATAACTATCCTAATAAGCACCCTCATCATGCTAAATATTATTACCCTCATGGTCCTAAATATTATCCCCATCATGGTTCTAAATCCCATTCTCATCATGGCTCTAAATATTCTCACCATTATGTTTCTAAGCTGCTCCATTCTAAACACTACAAACATCTTTATTCTAAACCCTATTACCTTTCTGGTAAAGGGCGTCCTTCCAGTCTCAGATCTCACCCATATACTCAACCCTACCCAAAACTTTATTATCCTTATGACTACGGATATCTTTACCCTTCTAAAATTAATTACCTTCACCCCTTTTCAGACCATTACTATTCTAAACCAAGCAAATTTTATGATTATGGAACCCAATTTTACTTTCCCCGTTATAAAAGATCTATTTCTAAATCTCCTCTTCCTCATGACTTTGTACACCATTTAGttgataaacatcatcatcatgttaaatCTCATCCTCATCATGTtaaatctcatcatcatcacatctcTAAAGTTTATCGCCATCATGGTCCTAAATATTATCCCCATCATGGTCCTAAATATTATCACCCTCATGGTCCTAAATATTATCCCCATCATGGTCCTAAATATTATCACCCTCATGGTCCTAAATATAATCCCCATCATGGTCCTAAATATTATCACCCTCATGGTCCTAAATATTATCGGCATCATGGTCCTGTGCCCCTCCTTCATAAACACTACAAACATCCTTATTCTGGACCCCATCGCTTTTATCGTAAAGGACACCCATCCAATTTCAGATCTCACCGATACCCACATCACTATGAATTCCCTTATTATTGGAATCCCTACTACATTCCTGAATATAACTATTATAGAGGATCTTACAACCCAAAAGCTCCACAGTCCAAATTAATTTCTTTGCAAAAAAGGGATGCTGGTTCTTTTGAAAGATATAAGAGATCTGCTAATGAAAACTCATATCCTTCAAAACTCCACCAACATTATCCCTATGGAGACTCTTACTCATTGAAACTCTACCCCACTCATCACTATGGAAGCTCTTACTCTTATAAACACTATGACCCTCACCACTATGGAAGCTCTTATCCATCAAAACCCTACGATTATTACCCCTATGGAAGCTCTTACTTATCAAAATCTCACTATTATTACCCCTATGGAAGCTCTTATCCATCGAAACCACTATGGAAGCCCACTCACTACTATGGAAACTCTTACTCTTATAAACACTACGACCCTCACCACTATGGAAAACCCTACCACCTTCATCACTATGGCGACCTTTACTCTTCTAAACCTCACTATCTTCACCACTATGGAAGCTCTTACAAAGCACCATGTAAGAAATCTTGTATAAATCTTGTACGATCATCAAAGTCACCATTTATCAACACTGTTC GAGAACAAGTGAATGAGGTGACCTCGTTCTTGGATGGCTCCTTTATTTATGGAACACACGACCTGAGAGAACTGCAGCTAGGAAAATATG GATTGCTGAGAACATCTGAATGCTTAAGTTTACCATTTCCACCAATAAGTAAATACAAGAATAATCACTACTACAAACATTCAACACCGTACCCCTGCTTCAAAACAG GAGACAGCAGAGATAGCAGTAATGTCAACCTTATTGTCCTCCACACAATATTTCTACGAGAACACAACAGAATTGCCTGGAAACTTCACTTGTTGAATCCCCACTGGAATAATGACCAGTTGTTTTATACAACACGAGATATAATCGGTGCCATACTTCAACACATAACATACAATGAATACCTACCGGTCATCCTTggttataaaacaatgaaaagttTGAAACTTACCAGTGGTTGTAAATACC ATTACAACGACAAACTAAATCCATCCATCATAAACTCTGTTGCAACTGCAGTATTCCGTTTTAGCCATTTCATGCTTCGAGCCAATATTTTATCATACTATGATAACAAAGGTGCTCCAGTATGTCACTTGAAAGATAATTTTGTGCTCTTCAAAAAACATCCATTGATATGCTCTAAAAAGAAGTATTACTTCCGATTTAGCAGCCTTATAAAGAGTACAAAACCACTCTTGAAGACCATTACTCGTTTCCCGAACTTCCTCAGAGGTCAGTTAAACCAACATGCACAGAAGGTTTCAGCTTTCAGAATTGATGGATTGGGTGATATTTTCTCCAAAAACCAATTTGATCTTGGCAGTGTCTTCATACAAAAGGGAAGAGATCATGGTTTGCCCGGTTACACTCATTACAGGAAGTTGTGTGCATCCTTTTATGATAAATATGTTCCTGTGAAGAGTTTCTCGGATTTGGTCAACCATCCTTTGTTTGTTAGAAAGAAACTGAAGACACTTTACAA ATGTGTGGATGATATTGATTTGTTAGTTGGTGGAATAACAGAGACACCAACAAATGGTGCTGTCTTTGGACCACTCTTCCAATGTCTAATGGGAACTCAGATGTTTAAATTAAAGTTCGGTGATAGGTTTTGGTACCAAAACCACAGATTCACTCCAG